One Ricinus communis isolate WT05 ecotype wild-type chromosome 1, ASM1957865v1, whole genome shotgun sequence DNA window includes the following coding sequences:
- the LOC8283706 gene encoding heavy metal-associated isoprenylated plant protein 9 — protein sequence MGEEVKQAEAKAEEEKVEEKKEEEKPAEEKKEEEAPPRAPSPFVLFVDLHCAGCAKKIERSIMKIRGVEGVVMDMAQNQVTIKGIVEPQVACNRIMKKTKRRAKVLSPLPEAEGEPMPQVVTSQVSRSTTVELNINMHCEACAEQLKRKILKMRGVQTVVTELSTGKVTVTGTMDAEKLVDYVYRRTKKQARIVPQPEPEPEKKEEEKKEEEKPTAEEAKPAPEEEKKEEKEEKKEEEKPQTAAEEPKKEEGEIKEPAAENKEEEGKKGGESEIITTIDEENMKRMMYYYQPLYVIERIPPPQLFSDENPNACSIS from the exons ATGGGTGAAGAAGTTAAACAG GCAGAGGCTAAGGCAGAGGAGGAGAAGGtggaagagaaaaaggaagaggAGAAGCCAGCTGAAGAGAAAAAGGAGGAGGAGGCGCCGCCAAGAGCACCATCTCCTTTTGTGTTGTTTGTGGACTTGCATTGTGCGGGATGTGCCAAGAAGATCGAGAGGTCCATTATGAAAATTAGGG GTGTGGAGGGAGTAGTGATGGATATGGCTCAAAACCAAGTAACTATAAAAGGAATTGTGGAACCTCAAGTTGCTTGCAATAGAATCATGAAGAAAACCAAGAGAAGAGCTAAAGTTTTGTCTCCATTGCCTGAAGCTGAGGGTGAACCAATGCCCCAAGTTGTCACCTCTCAG GTTAGTAGATCAACAACCGTggagctaaatataaatatgcacTGTGAGGCCTGTGCTGAgcaacttaaaagaaaaatacttaaaatgaGAG GAGTGCAAACAGTTGTAACAGAGTTGAGTACAGGAAAGGTAACAGTGACAGGGACCATGGATGCAGAAAAGCTGGTGGATTATGTATACAGAAGAACCAAAAAGCAAGCTCGAATAGTGCCACAGCCAGAGCCAGAgccagaaaagaaagaagaagagaaaaaggaagaagagaaaCCAACAGCAGAGGAAGCAAAACCAGCAccagaagaagagaaaaaggaagaaaaggaagagaagaaagaagaggaaaaaccCCAAACAGCAGCAGAAGAacccaaaaaagaagaaggtgAAATTAAGGAACCTGCAGCAGAGAACAAAGAAGAGGAGGGCAAGAAAGGAGGAGAAAGTGAAATCATAACCACCATTGATGAAGAAAACATGAAGAGAATGATGTACTATTACCAACcactttatgtgattgagagaATCCCACCACCTCAACTCTTCAGCGATGAGAACCCTAATGCATGTTCCATTTCATGA